In one Pirellulales bacterium genomic region, the following are encoded:
- a CDS encoding diguanylate cyclase has product MNAPLFHQALVDNLADGVLLVGADGTMSAWNCAAERMTGIDAAEVLGRVWSCRHLALRDEEHRAITDSDCPIGAALATGEQVIRRLELRGRGGRFVPVEMHVIPVFEHDGELQGAAVVWRDVSSTLSLEARCQQLHELATRDPLTQVANRAEFDRVHSSFVAVHLERHSPYSLVMVDLDHFKSINDHYGHPVGDIVLATLARLLKSFCRLGDLVARYGGEEFAILLADCPGAAATHRADEIRRAVSELPISALGGKHISASFGVTEVRPGDTPQGMLERADRALFCAKERGRNTVVYLGPQQTGQSLAEIVTNLRHAVTGSAR; this is encoded by the coding sequence GTGAACGCTCCTCTCTTCCATCAGGCATTGGTCGATAATCTCGCCGACGGCGTGCTGCTGGTCGGCGCCGACGGGACCATGTCGGCATGGAACTGCGCCGCGGAGCGCATGACCGGCATCGACGCCGCCGAAGTGCTGGGACGCGTTTGGAGCTGTCGGCATCTGGCGCTTCGCGACGAGGAACATCGAGCCATCACCGACAGCGACTGTCCCATTGGCGCTGCGCTGGCGACGGGCGAACAAGTCATTCGCCGGCTCGAACTACGCGGCCGGGGCGGCCGGTTCGTGCCCGTCGAGATGCATGTGATTCCGGTTTTCGAACACGACGGCGAGTTGCAAGGGGCCGCCGTGGTCTGGCGCGACGTCTCTTCCACCTTATCACTGGAGGCGCGCTGCCAACAACTGCACGAGCTGGCCACGCGCGATCCGCTGACGCAGGTGGCCAATCGGGCCGAGTTCGATCGAGTCCACTCCTCCTTCGTGGCCGTGCATCTCGAACGACATTCGCCCTATAGCTTGGTGATGGTCGATCTCGACCACTTCAAGTCGATCAACGACCATTATGGCCATCCGGTCGGCGATATCGTGCTGGCGACCCTGGCGCGACTGCTCAAGAGCTTCTGCCGTTTGGGCGACCTCGTGGCGCGCTATGGTGGCGAGGAATTCGCCATCTTGCTAGCCGATTGTCCTGGCGCGGCGGCCACCCATCGCGCCGATGAGATTCGCCGCGCCGTGAGCGAATTGCCGATCTCGGCCCTGGGAGGCAAGCATATCAGCGCCAGCTTCGGCGTCACCGAAGTCCGGCCGGGCGACACGCCACAAGGGATGCTCGAGCGGGCTGATCGCGCGTTGTTCTGCGCCAAGGAACGTGGCCGTAACACGGTGGTCTATCTGGGACCACAACAAACCGGCCAATCACTCGCCGAAATCGTGACCAATCTGCGGCATGCCGTCACGGGCTCTGCGCGGTAG